The Paenibacillus uliginis N3/975 genome has a window encoding:
- a CDS encoding LacI family DNA-binding transcriptional regulator, producing MKLGTRKSITLHDLSKELGLSIQTISKALSGRAGMSEETRSRIIRTAFVRGYLTVSQAREMVSRGIAPYPTFQFRFVLIQSRQSMNYNVLLTEGLRERLDQLDHRLESYVLDEDVPDHAFSDWLEQRNLPTADGLFIAPRLLSDSTERKLFELPLPKVLINYPRPLSRIDSVIWDVFEAVCMAVDRLAQLGHTRIMYVGDIHSQRGYTRRWQAFEEMMGELQLDHDAELHITDVWDESMLIDKLRSSQPTAIIAGIDEDIVRLYDSLTTLGYRIPEDISLVGLANGPVAALPQLSRPQLLIRETGYKAAEKMLWRLANQGEPCEHIRIAGPFHNGQTIRRFS from the coding sequence TTGAAATTGGGAACTCGTAAATCGATTACTCTGCACGATCTTTCCAAAGAACTTGGTCTTTCGATTCAGACCATATCCAAAGCGCTGAGCGGACGAGCCGGCATGTCCGAGGAAACGCGGAGCCGCATTATCCGAACAGCCTTCGTACGCGGCTATTTGACTGTATCTCAGGCACGTGAGATGGTCAGCCGTGGCATCGCGCCCTATCCTACCTTCCAATTTCGATTTGTATTGATACAATCCCGGCAATCTATGAATTACAACGTATTGTTGACAGAGGGGTTAAGAGAGAGGCTCGATCAATTGGATCATCGACTGGAAAGCTATGTGCTGGATGAGGATGTGCCGGATCACGCATTCTCGGACTGGTTGGAGCAGCGCAATTTGCCGACGGCGGACGGTCTGTTCATCGCGCCCCGGCTGCTCTCGGACTCCACGGAGCGCAAGCTATTCGAGCTGCCTTTACCCAAGGTGCTGATTAATTATCCGAGACCGCTTTCCCGGATCGACAGCGTAATCTGGGATGTGTTCGAAGCCGTCTGCATGGCCGTGGACCGGCTCGCGCAGCTTGGCCATACCCGTATTATGTACGTAGGAGATATTCACAGTCAGCGGGGGTATACAAGAAGATGGCAGGCGTTTGAGGAAATGATGGGTGAGCTTCAGTTGGATCATGACGCAGAACTGCATATAACGGACGTTTGGGACGAGTCCATGCTGATCGACAAGCTGCGCAGCAGCCAACCAACAGCAATCATTGCCGGCATCGATGAAGATATCGTAAGGCTGTACGACAGCCTCACCACCCTGGGCTATCGCATCCCGGAGGACATCTCCCTAGTCGGATTGGCCAACGGACCGGTGGCGGCGCTGCCGCAATTAAGCCGCCCCCAGCTTCTGATCAGGGAGACCGGATATAAAGCGGCTGAGAAAATGCTGTGGCGCCTCGCCAACCAGGGCGAGCCATGCGAGCATATCCGTATTGCCGGCCCTTTCCATAACGGGCAAACCATCCGGCGCTTCAGCTGA
- a CDS encoding FAD-dependent oxidoreductase codes for MRKIETDIVVCGGGPAGINAALAAGRSGARTLLIERYGFLGGMSTAALVYPWMTFHTMDGKQVIAGTAQEIVDRLMAEGASPGHVRDTVGFVKTITPYDPEVYKVLTIDMLREAGVKVLLHSFMDEVQTRDGLIETVRLATKSGKYEISAKQFIDATGDADLAYLSGAPCLQGRDSDNLTQPMTMKFRMRGVNLAKVKRYMIEHPDEFYKKTPFDELEELPLSGVLGYFKHWKEADLPINRDQVLFFTGPGPDEVLVNTTRVQGLDGTELEDLTEGEVQGRKQVRMVADFMARCLPGFENASISSVGAQIGIRESRRIDGCYSLQVQDVVDGRAFDDCIARSGYPIDIHDPSGKGVQAAWVQGDGAYDIPYRCLLPKRIDNLLVAGRCISTTHEALATTRLTPSCMATGQAAGTAAAIAWEQGISPGKIDIGQLQERLIHNGALLRSGQTV; via the coding sequence ATGAGAAAAATAGAGACGGATATTGTAGTATGCGGCGGAGGGCCGGCGGGGATCAATGCGGCGCTGGCAGCTGGAAGAAGCGGGGCGCGAACGCTGCTGATTGAACGATACGGTTTTCTTGGGGGCATGTCAACTGCAGCTCTGGTCTATCCATGGATGACCTTTCACACGATGGATGGCAAGCAGGTCATTGCCGGAACGGCGCAGGAAATTGTAGACCGCTTGATGGCCGAGGGAGCTTCGCCCGGTCACGTTCGCGATACGGTAGGCTTTGTAAAGACGATCACCCCTTATGATCCTGAAGTGTATAAGGTGTTAACCATCGATATGCTGCGCGAGGCGGGCGTGAAGGTGCTGCTGCACAGCTTCATGGACGAAGTGCAGACCAGGGACGGCCTCATTGAAACGGTACGATTGGCTACCAAGTCCGGGAAGTACGAAATTTCGGCGAAGCAGTTCATCGATGCGACAGGGGACGCCGATCTGGCCTATCTGTCAGGCGCGCCGTGCTTGCAGGGACGCGACAGCGACAATTTGACGCAGCCGATGACGATGAAGTTCCGAATGAGAGGCGTTAATCTGGCGAAGGTGAAACGGTATATGATCGAGCATCCGGACGAGTTTTACAAGAAGACACCTTTCGATGAGCTGGAGGAACTGCCATTGTCCGGCGTATTGGGTTACTTCAAGCATTGGAAGGAGGCTGACCTGCCCATTAACAGAGACCAGGTCCTGTTCTTCACAGGTCCGGGACCGGACGAGGTGCTTGTCAATACGACTCGTGTTCAAGGGCTGGACGGAACTGAACTGGAGGATTTGACGGAAGGAGAGGTGCAGGGCAGGAAGCAGGTGCGCATGGTCGCGGATTTCATGGCCCGCTGCTTGCCAGGCTTCGAGAACGCTTCCATCTCTTCGGTCGGAGCGCAAATCGGCATACGCGAGAGCCGCAGAATAGACGGCTGCTATTCACTCCAGGTACAGGATGTTGTGGATGGACGCGCGTTCGACGATTGCATTGCACGAAGCGGCTATCCCATCGACATTCACGATCCGTCCGGCAAGGGCGTACAGGCCGCATGGGTCCAGGGAGACGGGGCATACGATATTCCTTACCGCTGTTTGCTGCCGAAGCGGATTGACAATCTGCTCGTGGCAGGCCGCTGCATCTCGACGACGCATGAGGCGCTGGCAACGACGCGTCTGACACCTAGCTGCATGGCGACAGGACAGGCTGCGGGTACGGCGGCAGCAATTGCATGGGAGCAGGGTATATCACCGGGAAAAATCGACATTGGACAGCTGCAGGAGCGGCTAATTCATAACGGCGCGCTGCTTCGCAGCGGGCAGACTGTATAG
- a CDS encoding response regulator transcription factor, whose amino-acid sequence MYNVMLVEDEKKIQEGLKIMIEEVIGSYRVTAEAEHGFAALELLRMQSVDLLITDIRMPQMNGIELLRHVRGLYPDLPVLIISGHEDFTYAKAAMRHNASDYILKPVDRIELTHFLLNLKARLDRERAVETPNAEAAHEDLTIRRVKELVVSCLDQDVSLPFIAEQVHLNHQYLSTLFKVKTGQNYSDYVTACRMSKARELLTHTHLKIYEIANLCGYAGANHFMAVFRQHCGVKPTEYRKRPLS is encoded by the coding sequence ATGTACAATGTGATGCTGGTAGAAGACGAGAAGAAAATTCAGGAAGGGTTAAAGATAATGATCGAGGAAGTGATCGGCAGTTATAGGGTAACCGCGGAAGCGGAGCACGGTTTCGCTGCGCTGGAGCTTCTCAGAATGCAATCGGTAGATTTGCTGATTACGGATATCCGTATGCCCCAGATGAACGGAATCGAGTTATTGCGGCATGTCCGGGGGCTGTATCCCGACCTTCCCGTATTAATCATCAGCGGGCATGAAGATTTCACTTATGCCAAGGCGGCGATGCGTCACAATGCGTCGGATTACATCCTGAAGCCGGTGGACCGGATTGAGCTTACCCATTTTCTATTGAATTTGAAAGCGCGGCTGGACCGCGAGCGGGCGGTAGAGACGCCTAACGCCGAAGCGGCCCATGAAGATCTGACGATTCGAAGAGTGAAGGAACTGGTCGTCTCTTGTCTGGATCAGGATGTTTCACTTCCATTCATAGCGGAGCAGGTGCATTTGAATCATCAATATTTATCCACGTTGTTTAAAGTGAAGACCGGACAAAATTATTCTGATTATGTGACGGCCTGCCGGATGAGTAAAGCCAGAGAGCTGTTGACCCATACACATTTGAAAATATACGAGATCGCCAACCTTTGCGGCTATGCCGGCGCCAATCACTTTATGGCCGTGTTCCGGCAGCATTGCGGAGTGAAGCCTACCGAATATAGAAAAAGGCCGCTGAGTTAA
- a CDS encoding discoidin domain-containing protein, whose amino-acid sequence MTSLTKRSTALLLILSMLFTGLMGSSRVQAEADAESANRIVFEDFENGAPDEFVLDTVSAPYSVVQTDDGNHVYRNFNSSDKQYAYYKRDDLPDDYSVEADISLDSWGGLTPAVPGLLLKYADADNYYEIGYKKSGGTASAKFHIRKRYNNTTSYLAMSAPTSFNTNKVYKLRGEIVGSRIRLYVDDVLLLDVVDSNNPLTSGYPGLFALRTNVDYDNFAVYDATPVEVPEAPSGLSMTEKTSSTVTLRWNPSPSEEVQSYQLFNNGAQVEDATSPVFDSDTDTWSATARNLTPETAYSFTVRSVGSNGLISEDSAAVQVTTEEAVAPEPPFHVHVMETTSTTVKLQWNPLPSSDVSQYVIYNGDSPAVSVSSFTYDANGGLYSALVFNLEPSTEYAFTIRAHTTTELASVPSNEVIVSTPALSGDSATPLTVAGYRASGSDSNIPEYAIDGDIQTRWSAYDDGQWIELDLGSEQLVSYLGVAFYRGDNRRKTIDIEVSNDQTNWTRVYSGDSSGTTIQVEAFGFEAVTARYVRVVGRGASEWTSVTEIQVYPPHVDGFILSDVEIPPTGPDPDSPIPTKAGLYYADGTPHVPHEAQTVTGSTYNVLDFGADPADNGIDDAQAIRAALAAAALGDEVYIPNGHYQLTSTDKDGVTHFIMKSGVQVRGESQDGVLLVSDHANEQEEYATVEGIVFRMAGQNNIKISNMTITSSWDLNYSTNTSVANPDRGGPKQVIMITSASGKPSYNIMLDGLTIEKFQRTGVVITNSHDVIVENSLFRNATDLAEGGNGYGVSIEGKSKESRLGREDDSRFNVVRNNEFIGPYLRHGTLAHSYTHNNLIENNYYLNSALDAIDFHGEDEYMNEVSGNHIVGGGEAAVGVGNPGATHDAAGPGNYIHNNLIENVKRYGVQVYLGSPDTIIENNTITGFTNAGSQGIRLKNAPGTIVKGNQIVNNTASDFWGIIAMKDDGDPTNAGNGAGIPKNIVIQDNHVTGNTNGVMISHGTNIRLYGNEISGNTGTDYENQVAVSELLPATKAASVQKNAQNTPVADLLQIKGGDDSESARSYLQFDLNSIEGKLATAWLYVYGQALESPAGETGAATSLYAVDSNDWDSDTMQWNTYQSPPELGQKLSTVQLNNNGENVWYVFDATVLVQERLDGDRTISLAFAQDADQTGYLTQLYNGPDSSYRPYLRVETYPPVEFAAVAVTADRSQLVPGMTTQLHVTGTYNTGSDVSLENADISFISLTPDLVTVDNTGVVTALQAGEATLQAAVVLDGVARTGTFVLNVTNNLAITAQLSVDSTLGTNTKDRVLDGSLETRWISNGSQTPYLMLDWTTEQTINQVKLWSGHVPVMGSANWHVRDFDLQFLEDGEWKTIAEVRDNDQDAFWSQYTMLNLENPVVTTALRFHFVRPSWGNGNSNDMMARINEVFVGFVND is encoded by the coding sequence ATGACTAGTCTTACCAAAAGATCTACAGCGTTATTATTAATCCTGAGTATGCTGTTCACGGGTTTGATGGGCTCGAGCCGCGTACAGGCCGAAGCCGATGCGGAGTCTGCCAACCGAATCGTATTCGAGGATTTCGAGAACGGCGCTCCGGATGAGTTTGTTCTCGATACCGTCTCAGCCCCATACTCGGTTGTTCAGACGGATGATGGGAATCACGTTTACAGAAATTTTAATTCGAGTGACAAGCAGTATGCTTATTACAAAAGGGATGACTTGCCGGACGATTACAGTGTTGAGGCGGATATAAGTCTTGACTCTTGGGGCGGTTTGACTCCTGCCGTTCCCGGGCTGTTACTGAAGTATGCGGATGCCGACAACTATTATGAAATCGGTTACAAGAAAAGCGGCGGCACAGCTTCCGCCAAGTTCCATATTCGCAAGCGCTATAACAATACGACATCGTATTTGGCGATGAGTGCGCCGACAAGTTTCAATACGAATAAAGTCTACAAGCTGAGGGGTGAAATCGTCGGCAGCCGGATTCGGCTTTATGTAGACGACGTACTGCTGCTTGACGTTGTCGACAGCAATAATCCGCTGACATCGGGATACCCGGGGTTGTTCGCGCTGCGGACGAATGTGGATTATGATAATTTCGCGGTGTACGACGCTACGCCTGTGGAAGTGCCGGAAGCTCCGTCCGGCCTGAGCATGACCGAGAAAACGAGTTCAACCGTGACCTTGCGATGGAATCCTTCGCCGAGTGAAGAGGTACAATCGTACCAGCTGTTCAATAACGGGGCTCAGGTTGAAGATGCTACGAGTCCGGTTTTCGATTCCGATACGGACACCTGGAGCGCCACGGCGCGCAATTTGACTCCGGAGACGGCTTACTCCTTTACGGTCAGGTCGGTGGGAAGCAATGGTCTGATATCCGAAGACAGTGCAGCAGTTCAAGTGACAACTGAGGAGGCGGTTGCGCCGGAACCGCCATTCCATGTTCACGTCATGGAGACGACGAGCACAACTGTCAAGCTGCAGTGGAATCCGTTGCCAAGCTCGGATGTTAGCCAATATGTGATCTACAACGGCGACAGCCCTGCGGTTTCCGTAAGTTCTTTCACTTATGATGCGAATGGCGGTCTATATAGCGCGCTTGTGTTCAATCTGGAGCCAAGCACTGAATATGCTTTTACCATAAGAGCGCACACGACGACTGAGCTGGCCTCTGTGCCGAGCAATGAGGTGATCGTATCCACACCGGCTCTTAGCGGAGATTCAGCAACCCCGCTGACGGTCGCGGGGTATCGGGCCAGCGGCAGCGATTCCAATATTCCGGAATATGCCATTGACGGCGATATTCAGACAAGGTGGTCGGCGTATGATGACGGGCAATGGATCGAACTGGATCTGGGCTCGGAACAGCTGGTTTCTTATCTGGGAGTCGCTTTCTACCGGGGAGACAATCGCCGCAAGACCATTGATATCGAGGTTTCGAACGACCAGACCAACTGGACACGCGTATACAGCGGCGACAGCAGCGGCACGACGATCCAGGTTGAAGCCTTTGGTTTTGAAGCCGTAACCGCCCGTTATGTACGGGTTGTTGGGCGCGGAGCAAGCGAATGGACAAGCGTAACGGAAATTCAGGTTTACCCTCCCCATGTGGACGGGTTTATATTAAGTGATGTGGAGATTCCGCCAACGGGACCGGATCCGGATTCCCCAATTCCGACAAAGGCAGGTCTCTATTATGCGGATGGCACACCGCATGTGCCGCATGAGGCTCAGACAGTGACCGGCTCTACGTATAATGTCCTGGACTTCGGCGCCGATCCTGCTGACAACGGAATAGATGACGCTCAAGCTATCCGGGCTGCACTGGCTGCAGCGGCGCTTGGGGACGAAGTGTATATTCCGAACGGACACTATCAATTAACGAGCACAGATAAGGACGGAGTTACCCATTTCATTATGAAATCCGGCGTGCAGGTGCGCGGCGAGAGCCAGGATGGCGTTCTGCTGGTCTCCGACCATGCTAACGAACAGGAAGAATATGCTACGGTTGAAGGCATCGTATTCCGCATGGCCGGACAAAACAATATTAAGATCAGCAACATGACGATTACGTCCAGCTGGGACTTAAATTATTCAACGAATACGTCGGTTGCGAATCCGGATCGGGGCGGACCTAAGCAGGTGATCATGATTACCTCTGCTTCCGGCAAACCGTCCTATAACATTATGCTGGACGGACTGACGATCGAGAAGTTTCAACGGACCGGCGTTGTAATTACGAACAGTCATGATGTTATCGTGGAAAATTCGCTTTTTCGCAACGCGACGGACTTAGCCGAGGGCGGAAACGGATACGGCGTTTCTATCGAAGGCAAGTCCAAGGAAAGCCGGCTCGGCAGAGAGGACGACTCTCGTTTCAATGTCGTTCGCAACAACGAGTTTATCGGTCCCTATCTGCGTCACGGAACGCTGGCGCATTCTTACACGCATAACAATCTCATTGAAAACAACTACTACTTGAACTCGGCATTAGACGCTATCGATTTCCACGGAGAAGACGAGTATATGAATGAAGTAAGCGGCAACCATATCGTTGGCGGCGGCGAAGCGGCTGTCGGCGTCGGCAATCCGGGCGCTACGCATGATGCCGCTGGACCAGGCAATTACATTCATAACAATTTAATCGAGAATGTGAAACGGTATGGGGTGCAGGTGTATTTGGGATCTCCCGATACGATTATCGAGAATAATACCATTACCGGATTTACGAACGCGGGGAGCCAGGGAATACGTCTGAAAAATGCGCCCGGAACGATTGTGAAGGGCAATCAGATCGTGAACAATACGGCTTCCGACTTCTGGGGCATAATTGCCATGAAAGACGACGGCGATCCGACCAACGCCGGGAACGGCGCAGGCATACCCAAGAATATTGTCATTCAGGACAATCATGTTACGGGGAATACGAATGGCGTTATGATCTCGCACGGCACGAATATTCGTCTCTACGGCAATGAGATCAGCGGAAATACCGGGACGGATTATGAGAATCAAGTGGCGGTTTCCGAACTGCTGCCGGCAACCAAGGCGGCAAGCGTACAGAAAAATGCTCAGAACACCCCGGTTGCGGATCTCTTACAGATTAAAGGCGGAGACGATAGCGAATCGGCGAGAAGCTATCTGCAATTCGATCTGAATTCCATAGAAGGCAAGCTGGCTACCGCATGGCTCTATGTGTATGGACAGGCGCTGGAGAGCCCTGCTGGAGAGACGGGAGCTGCAACTTCTCTCTATGCAGTGGATAGCAATGACTGGGACAGCGATACAATGCAATGGAATACGTACCAGTCTCCGCCAGAGCTTGGCCAGAAGCTCTCGACTGTGCAGCTGAATAATAACGGCGAGAACGTCTGGTATGTATTCGATGCGACTGTGCTCGTGCAAGAACGTCTGGATGGAGATCGGACGATATCGCTTGCTTTTGCCCAGGATGCCGATCAAACCGGTTACTTGACGCAGCTATACAATGGACCCGACTCCAGCTATAGGCCTTACCTGCGGGTTGAAACTTACCCTCCCGTCGAATTTGCGGCCGTAGCGGTAACGGCGGATCGTTCGCAGCTGGTGCCGGGCATGACTACCCAACTGCATGTGACCGGCACATACAATACAGGATCGGACGTTTCGTTGGAAAATGCGGACATATCTTTCATAAGTCTGACGCCGGATCTAGTGACTGTTGATAATACGGGCGTGGTTACCGCGCTTCAAGCTGGAGAAGCAACATTGCAGGCAGCTGTCGTCTTGGATGGCGTTGCTCGCACTGGAACGTTCGTTCTTAATGTAACCAATAATCTGGCGATTACTGCGCAGTTGTCGGTCGACTCCACGCTGGGTACAAATACAAAAGATAGAGTACTTGACGGAAGCTTGGAAACCCGGTGGATATCAAACGGCTCCCAAACGCCTTATCTGATGCTGGACTGGACAACGGAGCAAACGATCAACCAAGTGAAGCTGTGGAGCGGACATGTGCCGGTTATGGGCTCGGCCAACTGGCATGTCAGAGATTTTGATCTGCAGTTCTTGGAAGACGGAGAATGGAAGACGATAGCCGAAGTCCGAGATAATGATCAGGACGCTTTTTGGAGTCAGTATACGATGTTGAATTTGGAAAACCCCGTCGTGACGACTGCCTTGCGCTTCCATTTTGTCCGTCCGTCATGGGGCAATGGCAATTCGAATGATATGATGGCCAGAATCAATGAGGTGTTTGTCGGCTTCGTCAACGATTAG
- a CDS encoding AraC family ligand binding domain-containing protein, whose amino-acid sequence MIDASWIDCLLIGYSHHTSPFTGSLQKGTADNRLLLRFQVKGTCRVEINDETHVVQPGDLIIRKPGGILPVSG is encoded by the coding sequence ATGATAGACGCATCGTGGATCGATTGCCTGTTGATCGGTTATTCTCATCATACTTCTCCATTCACCGGCTCCTTGCAAAAGGGCACAGCCGACAATCGCTTGCTCCTGCGCTTCCAGGTAAAAGGGACATGCCGTGTCGAGATTAACGATGAGACACATGTTGTGCAGCCCGGCGATCTGATCATCCGCAAGCCAGGGGGAATACTACCGGTTAGTGGTTGA
- a CDS encoding sugar phosphate isomerase/epimerase family protein, translated as MLKDKIAVQLYTLREECQADFPGVLRKISQIGYGGVQFAGFQGYDPQELKAVLDEVGLKTAGMHVGFHDIVANTGKVVSDARLFDTRDIICPSIPAELRNEGGYKQLKKDLNGIAKHLKGEGFRISYHNHAFEFETVIEGQDALSYLLEAAVDNEILAELDVYWLQKCGFEPASFFKPYADRMPIVHMKDMTADGEQAFAEIGTGSIEFEPIIRWGEENGVEWYVVEQDVCRTAPMGCVQTSFTNLYNLMSNLQPNLFGEA; from the coding sequence TTGTTGAAGGATAAGATTGCGGTTCAATTGTATACGCTTCGCGAGGAATGCCAAGCAGATTTCCCGGGAGTTCTTCGTAAAATAAGTCAAATTGGCTATGGCGGCGTACAGTTTGCGGGCTTTCAAGGCTATGACCCGCAGGAACTCAAAGCGGTTTTGGACGAAGTTGGATTGAAGACCGCGGGCATGCATGTTGGTTTCCATGACATTGTTGCGAACACAGGCAAAGTGGTCTCGGATGCCAGGCTGTTCGACACACGGGATATTATTTGCCCGAGTATTCCCGCTGAGCTGCGAAATGAAGGCGGATACAAACAACTGAAGAAAGATTTGAACGGTATTGCGAAGCATTTGAAGGGTGAAGGCTTCCGAATCAGCTATCACAATCATGCTTTTGAATTTGAAACGGTGATAGAGGGGCAGGACGCGCTTTCGTACTTGCTTGAGGCTGCTGTAGACAATGAAATTCTCGCAGAGCTAGATGTATACTGGCTTCAGAAGTGCGGTTTTGAGCCAGCATCATTCTTCAAACCATATGCGGACAGGATGCCGATTGTCCATATGAAGGATATGACCGCAGACGGTGAGCAGGCATTTGCGGAAATCGGTACAGGATCGATTGAATTCGAACCGATTATTCGCTGGGGAGAGGAGAACGGAGTTGAGTGGTACGTAGTAGAACAGGATGTTTGCAGAACAGCACCGATGGGCTGCGTGCAAACTAGCTTTACCAATCTATATAATTTAATGTCAAATCTGCAACCGAATCTGTTCGGTGAAGCCTGA
- a CDS encoding cache domain-containing sensor histidine kinase has protein sequence MKRYISIRAKFITLFVLLITIPFLISGISTYNKFAEETEKNSRAYSMQIMNQVKINLENTIKDADRITVAPLYNEDVLRILEKHNYEEPGEEKLIPSAEITKMARIAASLTLDQPGIERMIFFTRDGIMYSVEEKLTQRYWNEKGNSWMQEVLDAEGRLVIIEPHETTYYKRSERVISAARALNHPATGQSIGVVKIDFNMKELEALLSEVWLSDNSQFYLTKDNGELLFPDELVNFPDTGPGDGTIDWNGQTYLYTTMHSKSTKVNIHGLIPMADLQRGGKEIVGFTILISVISLIIAYLLAIFTSERLVRPIRYLQSRMRRVKDGAFSERADLSLMNRDEIGQLAQGFNLMVTEVERLVKEVYETKLREREAELSALQSQINPHFLYNTLELVSMQALKERNLEISDIVASLGKMLRYTVDKQERPVQLKEEIRFVNAYLQIQLSRHGEKLSSEMYVDPSFESCLVPKLLLQPLVENALEHGMGNSGLTITIRASVLDQDLLLTVQDNGLGMPPQRLLEVREQMLCKPERDGSRPKFGDALKGYAIKNIHHRIQLLYGVEYGLSVESDEASGTLWRIRLPLEWGELECTM, from the coding sequence ATGAAGCGGTATATTTCGATACGAGCCAAATTTATAACCCTGTTCGTTCTGCTTATCACCATTCCATTCCTGATAAGCGGAATCAGCACTTACAATAAATTTGCGGAGGAAACCGAAAAAAACTCCAGGGCGTACTCCATGCAAATTATGAATCAAGTGAAAATTAATTTGGAAAATACGATAAAAGACGCGGACAGAATAACTGTGGCTCCCTTGTATAACGAAGACGTGCTGCGTATTTTGGAGAAGCACAATTATGAAGAACCAGGCGAAGAGAAGCTTATTCCGTCGGCGGAAATTACCAAAATGGCAAGAATAGCGGCTTCGCTTACATTGGATCAGCCCGGAATTGAACGAATGATCTTTTTCACCCGCGACGGCATTATGTATAGCGTCGAAGAAAAACTGACGCAGCGTTATTGGAACGAGAAAGGGAATAGCTGGATGCAGGAGGTGCTGGATGCGGAAGGAAGGCTTGTCATTATCGAACCTCACGAGACGACTTATTACAAACGATCGGAGCGGGTTATTTCCGCTGCCAGAGCATTGAATCACCCTGCAACGGGCCAAAGCATCGGGGTTGTCAAAATTGATTTTAACATGAAGGAGCTCGAAGCGTTATTGTCAGAAGTATGGCTCAGCGACAACAGCCAGTTTTACTTGACAAAGGATAACGGCGAGCTGTTATTTCCGGATGAACTGGTTAATTTCCCGGATACCGGTCCGGGGGACGGAACGATAGATTGGAACGGCCAGACTTATCTGTACACAACCATGCACTCCAAATCAACGAAAGTGAATATTCACGGACTTATCCCGATGGCCGATTTGCAACGGGGCGGCAAGGAAATCGTCGGATTTACGATCCTCATTTCAGTCATATCGCTTATCATTGCCTATTTGCTTGCGATCTTTACGTCAGAGCGGCTGGTCAGGCCGATCCGTTATCTTCAGTCGCGCATGCGGCGGGTAAAGGACGGGGCTTTCAGCGAACGGGCAGATTTGAGCTTGATGAATCGCGATGAAATCGGGCAATTGGCCCAGGGTTTCAATCTGATGGTGACGGAAGTGGAGCGGCTGGTCAAGGAGGTATATGAAACGAAACTGCGCGAACGCGAAGCCGAGCTGTCGGCTCTGCAAAGCCAGATTAATCCGCATTTTCTGTACAACACGTTGGAATTGGTAAGCATGCAGGCGCTGAAGGAGAGAAATCTCGAAATCAGCGACATTGTTGCCAGCTTGGGCAAAATGCTGAGATACACGGTTGACAAGCAGGAACGACCGGTGCAATTGAAGGAGGAGATACGGTTCGTTAACGCTTATTTGCAAATTCAGTTATCCAGGCATGGCGAGAAGCTGAGTTCGGAAATGTATGTGGATCCGTCCTTCGAATCTTGTCTTGTACCAAAGCTGCTGCTTCAGCCGCTGGTTGAGAATGCATTGGAGCACGGAATGGGGAATAGCGGATTAACGATAACGATCAGGGCATCCGTGCTGGATCAGGATTTGCTCCTGACTGTACAGGATAATGGGTTGGGGATGCCGCCGCAACGTTTATTGGAGGTTCGTGAGCAGATGTTGTGCAAGCCGGAGCGGGACGGCAGCCGTCCAAAGTTTGGAGATGCGCTTAAAGGCTATGCCATCAAAAATATTCACCATCGCATTCAACTGCTTTATGGCGTGGAATACGGCTTAAGCGTGGAGAGCGATGAGGCTTCCGGAACACTATGGAGAATCCGGCTGCCATTAGAATGGGGGGAATTGGAATGTACAATGTGA